From one Camarhynchus parvulus chromosome 25, STF_HiC, whole genome shotgun sequence genomic stretch:
- the RUSC1 gene encoding LOW QUALITY PROTEIN: RUN and SH3 domain-containing protein 1 (The sequence of the model RefSeq protein was modified relative to this genomic sequence to represent the inferred CDS: inserted 1 base in 1 codon; deleted 2 bases in 1 codon): MLAPKKGLLCNLNHIHLQHISLGLHLSRHPELQDGSTGGGEQTGCTQCPENREPVDANSNNPSVKCRCCESHAPEPETLGLQNPEDFPCLHSGDEEEAASPCDPPCDLASSSSSSSSSVSSCSDFSLDDSPVSVYCKEFARAESQSPDKQLNVIPTENAWHGESLADREPLADGESLGDGESLADQHRTCHGRDANHNSPVPPRATKSSVASKSPDSLCSINSLDSHCDELSPSSAAPETTGTCTDLDPNCNPLPEPGAAPPAPPPVPERRDAGIPSSAPEPRPRPGGVPPPVPPRPRRRLQVLNAHRAEQQLGPEPKAGSGELCRDAATKTITSFHELAQRRKRNAAVPAPAQARVDRSDWLIVFSPDTELPPTSELLSGTAGPEPARPQPQPQPQPQPQQDGPARPPGPRQREVTTFKELRSRSAARQPKGQRAEPAQHPPVPPGPRPRPLGPGPVPPSGGTPGLAASDGHQPRRRARPSLQPIAEGGAARGVPEPLPAGAAAGAAAGAAAGAAAGAARPGGGRAEEPHGEQTKALLVAVSSAVDKVIAHFSTARNLVQKAQLGDSRLNPDVGYLLLHTLCPALYALVEDGLKPFQKDVITGQRKNSPWSVVEASVKTGPSTRSLHSLCWHVAGLAPLSSSRQKFHAFILGLLNIKQLELWISHLQKSPGVISVLYSPTAFFALSQGPLPHLADELLLLIQPLSVLTFHLDLLFEHHHLSVDVRPLSRRLQSPLSPVPVRGSLGGQGGAAGHSLEDETPPXALGRVGGTGGRSQATMGGLVPAPPVGAALQQTLQHVLRWGDQLSRTLLGSDTPQQSHGPQEGTGGTGAGLSGWWGQLSQSSRIYTAPSKEKSPSVWWTKLRAGEPSPGQAGQSQISLSEPRATELQLLQTKAGPERSGPKPSSSTDTSGTSSPEDLFLPAGTGAFAKLDDATAGKNLLAAPPEPPASRNQAAPSGPETADPPTADKGSWLGWLFGATNPSSRSFPSSPDTASARCRRPSRWLAPSPRVLAGVVKGLAPDRSRAPERPPGSTEPALPPARRAVRALCDHTGTADGHLSFHKGDILELLSTVDEDWIRCCHGNSTGLVPVGYTSLILASPPPGLAAPRGPCPVPVTAA; encoded by the exons ATGCTGGCCCCAAAGAAAGGCCTCCTGTGCAACCTCAACCACATCCACCTGCAGCACatctccctggggctgcacctCTCCCGGCACCCCGAGCTCCAGGATGGCTCCACGGGCGGGGGGGAGCAGACAGGCTGCACCCAGTGCCCGGAGAACCGGGAGCCAGTGGATGCCAATTCCAACAATCCCTCGGTGAAATGCCGCTGCTGCGAGTCCCACGCTCCGGAGCCGGAGACGCTCGGGCTGCAGAACCCTGAGGATttcccctgcctgcacagcGGAGACGAGGAGGAGGCGGCTTCCCCTTGTGATCCCCCTTGTGATCTGgcttcttcctcatcctcctcctcctcctctgtcagTAGCTGCTCGGATTTCAGCTTGGATGACTCCCCGGTCTCGGTGTACTGCAAGGAGTTCGCCAGAGCAGAGTCCCAGTCCCCTGACAAGCAGCTGAACGTCATTCCCACAGAAAATGCCTGGCATGGAGAGTCCCTGGCTGATAGAGAGCCCCTGGCTGATGGAGAGTCTCTGGGTGATGGAGAGTCTCTGGCTGACCAGCACAGGACATGCCATGGCAGAGATGCCAACCACAACTCCCCGGTGCCCCCGAGAGCCACCAAGAGCTCTGTGGCCAGCAAGAGCCCAGACAGCCTCTGCAGCATCAACTCGCTCGATTCTCACTGCGATGAGCtgtctcccagctcagcagcaccgGAGACCACCGGCACCTGCACCGACCTAGACCCCAACTGCAACCCCCTCCCCGAGCCCGGtgccgcgcccccggccccgccgcccgtGCCGGAACGGAGGGATGCCGGTATCCCG AGCAGCGCTCCGgagccgcggccccggcccggcggggtCCCTCCCCCGGTGCCCCCTcggccccggcggcggctgCAGGTGCTGAACGCGCACAGAGCGGAGCAGCAGCTCGGGCCAGAGCCCAAGGCCGGCTCTGGTGAGCTCTGCAGAGACGCGGCCACCAAGACCATCACCTCCTTCCACGAGCTGGCccagaggagaaagaggaacGCGGCTGTGCCCGCACCCGCCCAGGCCAGGGTTGACCGCAGTGACTGGCTGATCGTGTTCTCGCCTGACACGGAGCTGCCCCCAACCAGCGAGCTGCTCTCGGGCACGGCGGGCCCGGAGCCAGCgcggccccagccccagccccagccccagccccagccccagcaggacgGGCCAGCCAGGCCTCCCGGCCCCAGGCAGAGAGAGGTGACCACGTTCAAGGAGCTGCGGTCCCGCAGCGCCGCCAGGCAGCCCAAGGGCCAGCGGGCAGAGCCGGCCCAGcaccccccggtgcccccggggccccggccccggccgctgGGGCCGGGGCCCGTGCCCCCCTCCGGGGGGACACCGGGTCTGGCAGCCAGCGACGGCCACCAGCCGAGGAGGAGAGCCCGGCCAAGCCTGCAGCCCATCGCGGAGGGGGGAGCCGCACGGGGGGT GCCCGAGCCGCTCcccgccggagccgccgccggagccgccgctgGAGCCGCCGCTGGAGCCGCCGCTGGagccgcccggcccggcgggggaAGAGCGGAGGAGCCCCATGGCGAGCAAACGAAAG CGCTGCTGGTCGCCGTCAGCTCGGCTGTGGACAAGGTCATCGCCCACTTCAGCACCGCACGGAACCTGGTGCAGAag GCCCAGCTGGGGGACAGCCGGCTCAACCCCGACGTGGGCTACCTGCTGCTGCACACCCTGTGCCCTGCGCTCTACGCCTTGGTGGAGGACGGGCTGAAGCCTTTCCAGAAGGATGTTATCACAGGCCAGAGGAAAAATTCCCCCTGGAGCGTGGTGGAAGCATCTGTGAAGACAG GCCCCAGCACCCGCTCCCTGcactccctgtgctggcacGTGGCCGGGCTGGcccccctcagcagcagcaggcagaagtTCCACGCCTTCATCCTCGGCCTTCTGAA CATtaaacagctggagctgtggatATCTCACCTGCAGAAGAGCCCAG gtgtGATCTCCGTGCTTTACTCACCCACGGCCTTCTTTGCCCTGAGCCAAGGCCCTCTCCCCCACCTTGCTGACGAACTCCTGCTGCTCATCCAGCCCCTCTCGGTGCTGACTTTCCACCTGGACTTGCTCTTTGAGCACCACCACCTCTCCGTGGACGTCCGGCCCTTGTCCCGCCGGCTGcagtccccactgtcccccGTCCCTGTGCGGGGGTCTCTGGGGGGCCAGGGcggtgctgctgggcacagcctggaggaTGAGACGCCCC AtgctctgggcagggtggggggcacagggggccGGTCCCAAGCGACCATGGGTGGGTTGGTTCCTGCCCCACcagtgggagctgccctgcagcaaacGCTGCAGCACGTGCTGCGCTGGGGGGACCAGCTCAGCCGCACCTTGCTGGGCTCCGACACCCCCCAGCAGAGCCACGGGCCTCaggagggcactgggggcactggggctggcCTCAGTGGCTGGTGGGGCCAGCTgagccagagctccaggattTACACTGCTCCCAGCAAGGAAAAGTCCCCCTCGGTCTGGTGGACGAAGCTGCGGGCGGGGGAGCCCAGCCCGGGCCAGGCTGGgcaatcccaaatttccctgagtgagcccagagccacagagctgcagctcctccagacCAAAGCTGGCCCTGAACGCTCTGgcccaaagcccagcagcagcactgacacctCAGGGACCTCTTCCCCTGAAGATCTCTTCTTGCCCGCTGGAACCGGAGCGTTCGCCAAGCTGGATGATGCCACTGCTGGAAAGAacctcctggctgctcccccggagcctcctgccagcaggAACCAGGCAGCACCTTCTGGCCCAGAGACGGCTGATCCTCCCACTGCTGACAAGggcagctggctgggctggctcttTGGAGCCACCAACCCCTCATCCAGGAGcttcccctccagccctgacACCGCCTCGGCCAGGTGCAG GAGGCCGTCCCGCTGGCTGGCCCCCAGCCCCCGTGTCCTGGCCGGGGTGGTGAAGGGGCTGGCGCCCGACAGGAGCCGCGCCCCGGAGCGGCCGCCGGGCAGCACCGAGCCCGCCCTGCCCCCGGCCCGcag GGCAGTCCGGGCACTGTGTGACCACACGGGCACGGCCGACGGGCACCTGAGCTTCCACAAAGGGGACATCCTGGAGCTTCTCTCCACCGTGGATGAAGACTGGATCCGCTGCTGCCATGGCAACAGCACCGGCCTCGTTCCTGTTGGTTACACATCCCTGATctt AGCTTCACCACCTCCGGGGCTGGCGGCTCCCAGGGgaccctgccctgtgcctgtcactgctgcatGA
- the FDPS gene encoding farnesyl pyrophosphate synthase has product MSGGDSGARAAAEREEFAAFFPQIVRDLTEDMLGHPEVGDAVARLKQVLEYNAPGGKCNRGLTVVAAFRRLAGPERQDPESLRCALAVGWCIELFQAFFLVADDIMDASLTRRGQLCWYKKEGIGLDAINDAFLLESSVYRLLRRYCGQQPYYLHLLELFLQTGYQTELGQTLDLITAPVSQVDLSRFSEQRYKAIVKYKTAFYSFYLPVAAAMYMAGIDGKEEHEDAKAILLEMGEFFQIQDDFLDCYGDPALTGKVGTDIQDNKCSWLVVQCLQRATPQQRQILEENYGSKEPQKVAKVKELYDALGMQAAFREYEESSYGRLQELIGRHARRLPRDIFLDLAHKIYKRQK; this is encoded by the exons ATGAGCGGCGGCGATAGCGGGGCGCGGGCAGCGGCCGAGCGCGAGGAGTTCGCCGCCTTCTTCCCGCAGATCGTCCGCGACCTGACGGAGGACATGCTGGGACACCCGGAGGTGGGAGACGCCGTGGCGCGGCTGAAGCAG GTGCTGGAGTACAACGCACCGGGCGGGAAATGCAACCGGGGGCTGACGGTGGTGGCCGCGTTCCGGCGGTTGGCGGGCCCCGAGCGGCAGGACCCGGAGAGCCTCCGCTGTGCCCTGGCCGTGGGCTGGTGCATCGAGCTG TTCCAAGCCTTTTTCCTGGTGGCCGACGACATCATGGACGCGTCCCTGACCCGCcgggggcagctctgctggtacAAGAAG gaggggatcGGGCTGGATGCCATCAATGATGCTTTTCTGCTGGAGTCCTCGGTGTACAGGCTGCTGAGGAGGTACTGTGGGCAGCAGCCCTACTACCTGCACCTGCTGGAGCTCTTCCTGCAG aCAGGCTACCAGACCGAGCTGGGGCAGACTCTGGACCTCATCACTGCTCCAGTTTCCCAGGTGGACCTGAGCAGGTTCAGCGAGCAGCG GTACAAGGCCATTGTGAAGTACAAGACGGCGTTTTACTCCTTCTACCTGCCTGTGGCCGCAGCCATGTACATG GCAGGCATTGATGGCAAGGAGGAGCACGAGGACGCCAAAGCCATCCTGCTGGAGATGGGGGAGTTCTTCCAGATCCAG GACGATTTCCTGGACTGCTACGGGGACCCAGCCCTGACGGGGAAGGTTGGCACCGACATCCAGGACAACAAGTGCAGCTGGCTGGTGGTGCAGTGTCTGCAGCGGGCCACGCCACAGCAGAGGCAGATCCTGGAG GAGAACTACGGCTCTAAGGAGCCCCAGAAGGTGGCGAAGGTGAAGGAGCTTTACGATGCCCTGGGCATGCAGGCGGCGTTCCGGGAGTACGAGGAGAGCAGCTACGGGCGGTTGCAGGAGCTGATCGGGAGGCACGCCCGGCGCCTGCCCAGGGACATCTTCCTGGACCTGGCACACAAGATCTACAAGCGGCAGAAGTGA